Genomic DNA from Bacteroides zhangwenhongii:
GGAATAACGCCACCGGCAATCACTACGATATCTTCGCGCCCCAGCTTCTTTAATTCCTCAATAATCTGCGGAACCAATGTCTTATGTCCGGCAGCCAACGAAGAAACACCGACTACATGAACATCGTTTTCAACAGCTTCACGGGCAGCTTCCGCAGGTGTCTGGAACAACGGTCCCATATCCACGTCAAAACCGCAGTCGGCATAACCGGTCGCTACTACTTTGGCACCACGGTCGTGACCGTCCTGTCCCATCTTCGCAATCATGATACGGGGTTGACGCCCCTCTTTCTTCGCAAACTTCTCAGCCAGTTCACAAGCACGCTTGAAGTCGCTATCGTTTTTACTTTCTGATGAATACACGCCTGATATAGTTCTAATTATTGCTTTATAACGTCCTACGACCTGTTCGCAAGCAGATGAAATCTCGCCCAATGTGGCACGGACGCGCGCTGCTTCCACTGCCAGTTCCAGCAAGTTACCCTTACCGGTCTTCACACACTCGGTAATAGCCGCCAACGCTTTATCTACCTCAGCCTGGTTACGTCCCTCTTTCAGACGTTTCAGGTTTTCGATCTGTTCAAGACGAACCGCCGTATTATCAATTTCAAGAATATCGATCGGAGCTTCTTTGTCCAGACGATACTTGTTCACACCGACAATCGTCTGCTGACCACTGTCGATACGAGCTTGTGTACGTGCAGCGGCCTCTTCGATACGCATCTTAGGAATACCTGTTTCGATAGCTTTTGCCATGCCACCCAGTTTTTCAATCTCCTGAATATGCTCCCAAGCCTTATGCGCCAACTCGTTCGTCAGAGTCTCTACATAATAAGAACCACCCCACGGGTCAACATTCTTGCAAATGTATGTTTCTTCCTGAATGTAGATCTGAGTGTTACGGGCAATACGTGCGGAGAAGTCCGTCGGAAGTGCGATAGCCTCATCCAACGCATTGGTATGCAAAGACTGTGTATGTCCCAAAGCGGCAGCCATCGCTTCGATACAAGTACGTCCCACGTTATTGAACGGATCTTGTTCGGTCAATGACCAACCGGAAGTCTGTGAGTGGGTACGCAGTGCCAATGATTTCGGATTCTTCGGGTTAAACTGTTTCACAATCTTCGCCCACAACATACGCGCGGCACGCATTTTGGCAATTTCCATGAAATGGTTCGTTCCAATCGCCCAGAAGAAAGACAGACGCGGAGCAAATGCATCGATATCAATACCGGCGGCAGTTCCGGCACGAAGATATTCAAGACCGTCGGCAAGCGTATAAGCCAACTCGATATCTGCGGTAGCACCTGCCTCCTGCATATGGTAACCGGAAATGGAAATGGAGTTGAACTTAGGCATCTTCTGCGAAGTATACTCAAAGATGTCGGAAATAATTTTCATTGAGAATGCAGGCGGGTAAATATAGGTATTACGCACCATGAATTCTTTCAGGATATCATTTTGGATAGTACCTGCCATTTCTTCCAATTTCGCACCTTGCTCCAGACCGGCATTGATGTAGAATGCCATAACCGGAAGCACCGCCCCGTTCATTGTCATGGATACGGACATCTTGTTCAAAGGAATACCGTCGAACAGGACCTTCATGTTTTCCAAAGAACAGATAGATACACCCGCTTTACCTACGTCACCTACCACACGTTCGTGATCGGGGTCGTAGCCGCGATGCGTAGCCAAGTCGAACGCAACCGACAACCCCTTCTGACCGGAAGCCAGGTTACGGCGATAGAAAGCATTTGATTCTTCGGCAGTGGAGAATCCGGCGTATTGACGGATCGTCCAAGGACGCAGAGTGTACATTACCGAGTACGGACCACGCAGGTACGGAGGAAGTCCGGCAGCATAGCCGAGATGTTCCATTCCTTCAAGGTCTTCTTTTGTATAAACAGGCTTCACTTCGATGTGTTCCGGTGTTTTCCAATCAGCGGAGATACCGTTAGCCTTTTGCCATTCAGCACCGTTAGCAGGCTGAAATGCGGCATATATATCAATGTTTTTAAAATCTTTTCTCATCTTACTTCAATAGTTTGGCGTTAAACTCTTTCAAGGTATCCAGCACATTCACACGGACATGGATAAAGTACTCAATACCTGCGGCTTTCAATGTATCGGCACATTCCGGATTACCGGCGACGATAAACATAGCACGGCCATTCAAAGCTTTGAAAGCGGGAATTGCATATTCCGCATATTCATCATCACTGGAACAAAGCACCACGATATCCGCCTTAGCAGCCATAGCCGCCTCTATTCCTGCCTCAACCGTTTCGAAGCCAAGATTATCAATCACTTCATAACCGGCACAAGCCAGGAAGTTGCAAGAGTATTGCGCACGTGCCTGACGCATTGCCAGATTACCGATAGTCAACATGAACGCTTTCGGACGTTTGCCGGACGCTTCCGTCTCAAGACGCAAAGCCTCGAATTCGCTGGCAGCACGGTCGGATACCAAAGTAGCCACATCTTTCTCACAAGTATGTTCTTTGCCACCGCCACAACAACATTTTGCCTCAACCGGTTTCTTGTCACCCGCTTTTTCATTAAAGTTGGGGAATTGGTTGGTGCCCAACAATACTTCACGACGCTGTGCCACCGCTTTATGACGCGCTTTATTGCTTTCGTTCACAGCAGCCTGAACTGTTCCCGCTTTCAAGGCAGCATAGAAACCACCGGCTTCTTCGACAGACAGGAAGAGTTCCCAAGCCTGTTTAGCGATAGAGACAGTCAGGTTTTCAATATAATAAGAACCTGCAGCCGGGTCAATCACTTTATCAAAATGAGATTCTTCCTTCAGCAGCAGTTGCTGGTTGCGTGCCAGACGCTCGGAGAATTCATCGGGGGTCTCGTATGTCTTGTCAAACGGGGTAACTGTCATTGAATCCACACCTCCCAAAGCAGCACTCATCGCTTCGGTTTGCGTACGAAGCAGATTCACGTGTGCATCAAACAAAGTGAGATTGAATGTGGAAGTTTCGGCGTGAACCGCCATTTTTGCAGCACAACGGCATTCACCGTTAGGACCTTTATTGTCGCAATCACGTACACATTCGGGCTTATAAGAAGCTACGATATTCGCCCAAAGCAGACGTGCGGCACGGAATTTTGCAATTTCGAGGAAGTAATTGGAGCTGATACCGAAGTTGAACTTGATTTTCTTGGCAACAATGGCAGCGGGAATACCGGCCTCTGTCAGTTGATTCATGTATTCATTACCCCAAGCCAGCGCATAACCCAACTCCTGAGAAATATAAGCTCCGGCATTGTTCAGAGATAAAGCATTTACATTCAGTACACGATAGAAAGGAAGCGGTTGGATGGCCTCAATCAAAGCTTTGCCCGTTTGCACCATATCGCCTTTTTCCTTACCGCGAGTCAACATCTTATTGAAGAAATCATAGTTGATAGAACCTCTCAGTTTCTTCACATCATAATCTTTCTTCTGGAAATAAGCTACCAGCAGATTAGCCAACTCAACGACGTGTCCCTGGCAAGTAGAGAAGTTCAGTTCAACGCACTCAGCTTGAATATCATTCAACAATGTTTCAAGATATTCCGCATTGAGTTCCTTTGCTTTCACATGGAAAGAAAGTGAATCGACACCCTTATTCAAGATATCCAACGCCTTTGCATTAGCTTCTTTCGGGCATTCCACTCTGATTTCCTGACGAACCAGCCACTCATTGTTGTCTTTCTTGGTTCCCCTCAGATAAGGGAATTCTCCGGGAAGCGCATCGGTAGTCTTCAAACCCTCCAGATCTTCCATCCGGTAGAAAGGTTTCACTTTGAACCCTTCGTTCGTTTTCCAAACGAGCTTCTTCTCAAAATCAGCACCTTTCAAATCGGCTGTAACCTTCTCCATCCATTGTTCGGTGGAGACAGGAGAAAAGTCTGAGAAGAGTTTTTCTTTTTTGTCTGCCATAGTTTATTTAAAATTAAAACAAGATTAATATTGTCTTTATTTTTATCTATCTCTCTAAAAGTCCGTTGTTCGACTTGCAAATATAACCAAATAGTTAAAACAATACTCTTTTTTAGAGAAAATTCGCACAGCCCGGAAAATGAGGAACAAATAAATAAAGAATAGGGAATGGGAAATGAAAAATTACCATTATTCATCCCATATATACAATAGGTATAGAAATTCTTCATTTTTCATTTTTAGTTCTTCATTTACTTGATTTGCTCCGATGTTATGAGTAATTTTGCACCCGTTTTATAAAAGACATTATAAAAACTACTATAAATTATGGATTGGTTACAAAGTTTATTGTGGGACCCTAGTTCTGTGGCACATATCGTGTTCCTCTACGCATTTGTAGTGGCAGCCGGTGTGTATCTCGGTAAGATAAAGATATTCGGAATATCTTTAGGTGTCACGTTTGTTTTGTTTGCCGGCATCCTAATGGGACATTTCGGCTTCACGGCCGATACACACATCCTACATTTCATCCGTGAATTCGGATTGATTTTGTTCGTATTCTGTATCGGTCTTCAGGTGGGGCCGTCTTTCTTCTCTTCTTTCAAAAAAGGGGGAATGACACTAAACCTGTTGGCTGTAGGCATCGTAGTGTTAAATATTGCTGTTGCGCTGGGGCTTTATTACCTGTGGAACGGCCGGGTGGAATTGCCGATGATGGTTGGTATACTCTATGGAGCTGTGACAAACACTCCGGGACTTGGTGCCGCCAATGAAGCATTGAACCAGTTGAACTATACCGGCCCGCAGATCGCGTTGGGTTATGCGTGTGCATATCCGCTCGGTGTGGTAGGTATTATCGGTTCTATCATTGCTATCCGCTACATCTTCCGTGTCAATATGGCTAAGGAAGAAGAGAATCTGAAGATTCAAAGCGGGGACGCACACCACAAGCCGCACATGATGAGCCTTGAGGTACGCAACGAATCAATCAGCGGAAAGACACTGATTGAGATTAAAGAGTTCTTGGGACGCAACTTCGTTTGTTCGCGTATCCGCCATGAAGGGCACGTCAGTATTCCCGACCACGAGACCATATTCAATATGGGCGATCAGTTGTTTATCGTCTGCTCGGAAGAGGATGCTCCGGCTATCACCGTATTTATAGGAAAAGAGGTGGAACTCGATTGGGAGAAACAAGACCTGCCGATGGTTTCACGCCGTATCTTGGTCACCAAACCGGAGATTAACGGAAAAACGCTCGGTTCTATGCACTTCCGCAGTATGTATGGGGTAAATGTAACCCGTATCAACCGTTCCGGTATGGACCTGTTTGCCGATCCGAATCTGGTACTTCAAGTAGGTGACCGTGTGATGGTAGTAGGTCAGCAAGATGCAGTAGAACGTGTGGCAGGTGTGTTGGGTAATCAGTTGAAACGTCTGGACACTCCGAATATCGTAACTATCTTCGTCGGTATCTTCTTAGGTATTCTTCTAGGCAGCCTTCCGATTGCATTCCCGGGTATGCCGACTCCTTTGAAACTAGGTTTGGCAGGTGGTCCGCTGGTAGTAGCGATCCTTATCGGACGCTTCGGTCACAAACTCCATCTGGTAACTTACACAACAATGAGCGCCAACCTAATGCTTCGCGAAATAGGTATCGTGCTTTTCCTTGCCAGTGTCGGTATTGATGCAGGTGCCAATTTTGTGCAAACGGTAGTCGAAGGTGACGGATTGTTATACGTAGGTTGCGGTTTCCTTATCACCGTCATTCCATTGCTTATTATCGGCGCTATTGCCCGACTGTATTATAAGGTAAACTACTTCACTCTGATGGGATTGATAGCCGGTAGTAATACCGATCCTCCCGCATTGGCTTATGCCAACCAGACAACTGCCGGTGACGCTCCGGCCGTAGGGTATTCGACGGTTTATCCGCTATCTATGTTCCTCCGTATCCTAACGGGACAGATGATATTATTAACAATGATGTAAATCAAGCTCAAGCTTAGCTTATAAATAGTAAAGCCGGCTCTATTCTTTTAAGTAGAATATGCCGGCTTTACTGTTTTATCTCCCTTTATTCATTATACCATATATTACAACTTCAGTTTCTTCACTACAAACTCCTCCACAAAGCGTACCGTTTCTTCTATTCCTAAAGAAGAGGAGTCCACACACAGATGATAAGTA
This window encodes:
- the scpA gene encoding methylmalonyl-CoA mutase, translating into MRKDFKNIDIYAAFQPANGAEWQKANGISADWKTPEHIEVKPVYTKEDLEGMEHLGYAAGLPPYLRGPYSVMYTLRPWTIRQYAGFSTAEESNAFYRRNLASGQKGLSVAFDLATHRGYDPDHERVVGDVGKAGVSICSLENMKVLFDGIPLNKMSVSMTMNGAVLPVMAFYINAGLEQGAKLEEMAGTIQNDILKEFMVRNTYIYPPAFSMKIISDIFEYTSQKMPKFNSISISGYHMQEAGATADIELAYTLADGLEYLRAGTAAGIDIDAFAPRLSFFWAIGTNHFMEIAKMRAARMLWAKIVKQFNPKNPKSLALRTHSQTSGWSLTEQDPFNNVGRTCIEAMAAALGHTQSLHTNALDEAIALPTDFSARIARNTQIYIQEETYICKNVDPWGGSYYVETLTNELAHKAWEHIQEIEKLGGMAKAIETGIPKMRIEEAAARTQARIDSGQQTIVGVNKYRLDKEAPIDILEIDNTAVRLEQIENLKRLKEGRNQAEVDKALAAITECVKTGKGNLLELAVEAARVRATLGEISSACEQVVGRYKAIIRTISGVYSSESKNDSDFKRACELAEKFAKKEGRQPRIMIAKMGQDGHDRGAKVVATGYADCGFDVDMGPLFQTPAEAAREAVENDVHVVGVSSLAAGHKTLVPQIIEELKKLGREDIVVIAGGVIPAQDYDFLYKAGVAAIFGPGTPVAKAACQILEILMDEE
- the mutA gene encoding methylmalonyl-CoA mutase small subunit is translated as MADKKEKLFSDFSPVSTEQWMEKVTADLKGADFEKKLVWKTNEGFKVKPFYRMEDLEGLKTTDALPGEFPYLRGTKKDNNEWLVRQEIRVECPKEANAKALDILNKGVDSLSFHVKAKELNAEYLETLLNDIQAECVELNFSTCQGHVVELANLLVAYFQKKDYDVKKLRGSINYDFFNKMLTRGKEKGDMVQTGKALIEAIQPLPFYRVLNVNALSLNNAGAYISQELGYALAWGNEYMNQLTEAGIPAAIVAKKIKFNFGISSNYFLEIAKFRAARLLWANIVASYKPECVRDCDNKGPNGECRCAAKMAVHAETSTFNLTLFDAHVNLLRTQTEAMSAALGGVDSMTVTPFDKTYETPDEFSERLARNQQLLLKEESHFDKVIDPAAGSYYIENLTVSIAKQAWELFLSVEEAGGFYAALKAGTVQAAVNESNKARHKAVAQRREVLLGTNQFPNFNEKAGDKKPVEAKCCCGGGKEHTCEKDVATLVSDRAASEFEALRLETEASGKRPKAFMLTIGNLAMRQARAQYSCNFLACAGYEVIDNLGFETVEAGIEAAMAAKADIVVLCSSDDEYAEYAIPAFKALNGRAMFIVAGNPECADTLKAAGIEYFIHVRVNVLDTLKEFNAKLLK
- a CDS encoding putative transporter, whose amino-acid sequence is MDWLQSLLWDPSSVAHIVFLYAFVVAAGVYLGKIKIFGISLGVTFVLFAGILMGHFGFTADTHILHFIREFGLILFVFCIGLQVGPSFFSSFKKGGMTLNLLAVGIVVLNIAVALGLYYLWNGRVELPMMVGILYGAVTNTPGLGAANEALNQLNYTGPQIALGYACAYPLGVVGIIGSIIAIRYIFRVNMAKEEENLKIQSGDAHHKPHMMSLEVRNESISGKTLIEIKEFLGRNFVCSRIRHEGHVSIPDHETIFNMGDQLFIVCSEEDAPAITVFIGKEVELDWEKQDLPMVSRRILVTKPEINGKTLGSMHFRSMYGVNVTRINRSGMDLFADPNLVLQVGDRVMVVGQQDAVERVAGVLGNQLKRLDTPNIVTIFVGIFLGILLGSLPIAFPGMPTPLKLGLAGGPLVVAILIGRFGHKLHLVTYTTMSANLMLREIGIVLFLASVGIDAGANFVQTVVEGDGLLYVGCGFLITVIPLLIIGAIARLYYKVNYFTLMGLIAGSNTDPPALAYANQTTAGDAPAVGYSTVYPLSMFLRILTGQMILLTMM